DNA sequence from the Cohnella herbarum genome:
TCCGGATTGTTTTAAATGTTCCGCCGCGACGTCTTCACCGGCTCTCCCGACCGCCGTTCTGCGATCTTTGGCTATCGTGGAGGGAGATGGAAGGTCTTCCATGGGCGATCGTCACCTCAGCAAGATTTAGTCGTTCCGTTTGCTCTTGGCATTCAATCCCGCGCGGCGATCCGACCGGTACACGAAGCTGAGCACCTCCGCGACAAGCTTATAAAGTTCAGGCGGTATTTCTTGATTCAAATCCAATTTAGAGAGCACTTCTACGAGAGACGAGTCTTCTTGAAGAGGAATCCCGTTCTCTTGAGCGCGGCGCATGATCTCGTCCGCGATGACTCCCTGGCCTTTCGCGATAACGGTAGGGGCCGATCCGTGCTCCGGTTCGTATTTAAGCGCAACCGCCTTCTTGGGAACGTTTCGTTTGTGGGAATCCGCTTGCTTCATGCTCGGTAGTCGACTCCCTTGTACGGTTTAGCGGAATAGGCGCTTGCGACCGCAGTCTTCTCGCCGACAGCGGCGGGAAGCGTGGAAGCAACGGAACCGTTCTTCCATTGCGGAAGCGGGGATGTGCTTAACG
Encoded proteins:
- a CDS encoding EscU/YscU/HrcU family type III secretion system export apparatus switch protein, with protein sequence MKQADSHKRNVPKKAVALKYEPEHGSAPTVIAKGQGVIADEIMRRAQENGIPLQEDSSLVEVLSKLDLNQEIPPELYKLVAEVLSFVYRSDRRAGLNAKSKRND